Proteins co-encoded in one Sparus aurata chromosome 18, fSpaAur1.1, whole genome shotgun sequence genomic window:
- the hbegfa gene encoding heparin-binding EGF-like growth factor a isoform X2, translated as MRIFGVVLLLLHALAVSRMASGAAVDRYESDRQRHRAVFQFLDTTKDKRAEEESRTSITATTAEYSQEGEDEDEYYDEYYVDEYDDGMSGDYELPQVAMSSKPKDPSAILEAESTEGKRRRGKGRKKGKGKGKKRNPCLRKYKDFCIHGTCQYLRDLRAPSCVCDPSYSGERCQFFTLPSEKRQEGYNRTTALAVVAVVLSSVCLVIIGLLLLLRQRCGNSTSK; from the exons ATGAGGATCTTCGGTgtcgtcctcctgctgcttcacGCCTTGG CGGTGTCCAGAATGGCGAGCGGCGCTGCAGTCGACAGGTATGAAAGCGACCGGCAGCGGCACAGAGCCGTCTTCCAGTTTTTGGACACGACCAAAGACAAGAGGGCAGAGGAAGAGAGCCGGACGAGCATCACAGCAACAACGGCAGAGTACAGCCAGGAGggcgaggacgaggacgagTACTATGATGAGTACTACGTAGACGAGTACGACGACGGCATGTCTGGAGACTATGAACTGCCACAAG TCGCCATGTCGAGCAAACCCAAAGACCCGTCTGCCATCTTGGAGGCTGAGAGCACTGagggaaagagaaggagaggaaaggggaGAAAGAAGGGAAAGGGCAAGGGGAAGAAGAGGAACCCCTGCCTGAGGAAGTACAAGGATTTCTGCATTCACGGCACCTGTCAGTACCTGAGGGACCTCCGCGCCCCGTCCTGTGT GTGCGACCCGAGTTACTCAGGAGAAAGGTGTCAGTTCTTCACGCTGCCCTCGGAGAAGCGTCAAGAGGGCTACAACCGGACCACAGCTCTGGCCGTGGTGGCCGTGGTGCTGTCGTCCGTCTGCCTCGTCATCATAGGCCTTCTACTATTGCTCAG GCAACGATGCGGAAATTCTACCTCAAAATAG
- the hbegfa gene encoding heparin-binding EGF-like growth factor a isoform X1: MRIFGVVLLLLHALAVSRMASGAAVDRYESDRQRHRAVFQFLDTTKDKRAEEESRTSITATTAEYSQEGEDEDEYYDEYYVDEYDDGMSGDYELPQVAMSSKPKDPSAILEAESTEGKRRRGKGRKKGKGKGKKRNPCLRKYKDFCIHGTCQYLRDLRAPSCVCDPSYSGERCQFFTLPSEKRQEGYNRTTALAVVAVVLSSVCLVIIGLLLLLRFHKRGAYDVENEEKVKLGLASNH, translated from the exons ATGAGGATCTTCGGTgtcgtcctcctgctgcttcacGCCTTGG CGGTGTCCAGAATGGCGAGCGGCGCTGCAGTCGACAGGTATGAAAGCGACCGGCAGCGGCACAGAGCCGTCTTCCAGTTTTTGGACACGACCAAAGACAAGAGGGCAGAGGAAGAGAGCCGGACGAGCATCACAGCAACAACGGCAGAGTACAGCCAGGAGggcgaggacgaggacgagTACTATGATGAGTACTACGTAGACGAGTACGACGACGGCATGTCTGGAGACTATGAACTGCCACAAG TCGCCATGTCGAGCAAACCCAAAGACCCGTCTGCCATCTTGGAGGCTGAGAGCACTGagggaaagagaaggagaggaaaggggaGAAAGAAGGGAAAGGGCAAGGGGAAGAAGAGGAACCCCTGCCTGAGGAAGTACAAGGATTTCTGCATTCACGGCACCTGTCAGTACCTGAGGGACCTCCGCGCCCCGTCCTGTGT GTGCGACCCGAGTTACTCAGGAGAAAGGTGTCAGTTCTTCACGCTGCCCTCGGAGAAGCGTCAAGAGGGCTACAACCGGACCACAGCTCTGGCCGTGGTGGCCGTGGTGCTGTCGTCCGTCTGCCTCGTCATCATAGGCCTTCTACTATTGCTCAG GTTTCACAAGCGGGGAGCGTATGATGTAGAGAATGAGGAGAAGGTCAAACTAGGGTTAGCGTCCAACCactga